Proteins from one Pseudomonas grandcourensis genomic window:
- a CDS encoding cupin domain-containing protein, with protein MNPDIPLQLLGGITAREFLRDYWQKKPLLIRQAIPDFESPIDADELAGLALEEEVESRLIIENGERPWELRRGPFAEDEFSKLPETDWTLLVQAVDQFVPEVSELLENFRFLPSWRIDDVMISYAAPGGSVGPHFDNYDVFLLQGHGKRNWKIGQMCNTESPMLAHADLRILSEFEATDEWVLEPGDMLYLPPRLAHCGVAVDECMTYSVGFRAPSAAEVLTHFTDFLSQFLSDEERYTDADALPTADPHQIQRDALDRLKGLLAEHMSDERLLLTWFGQFMTEPRYPELVVGPEDVEEEDFMSALEQGAILIRNPSARLAWSEVDDDLLLFASGQSRYLPGKLRELLKMICAADSLHADNLGDWLSDEDGRGLLCELVKQGSLGFADE; from the coding sequence ATGAATCCTGATATTCCTCTTCAACTTCTGGGCGGCATCACGGCACGGGAATTCCTGCGCGACTACTGGCAGAAAAAGCCGCTGCTGATCCGTCAGGCAATTCCTGATTTCGAAAGCCCTATCGACGCCGACGAACTGGCCGGCCTGGCGCTGGAAGAAGAAGTCGAATCACGACTGATCATCGAGAATGGCGAGCGTCCGTGGGAACTGCGTCGCGGCCCGTTCGCCGAAGATGAATTCAGCAAGCTGCCTGAAACTGACTGGACCCTGCTGGTTCAAGCCGTGGATCAGTTCGTTCCGGAAGTCAGCGAACTGCTGGAAAATTTCCGTTTTCTGCCAAGCTGGCGCATCGACGACGTGATGATCAGCTACGCCGCGCCGGGTGGCAGCGTTGGTCCGCACTTCGACAACTATGACGTGTTCCTGCTGCAAGGCCACGGCAAGCGCAACTGGAAGATCGGCCAGATGTGCAACACCGAGAGCCCGATGCTGGCCCACGCCGACCTGCGCATCCTCTCCGAATTCGAAGCCACCGATGAATGGGTGCTGGAACCGGGCGACATGCTCTACCTGCCACCGCGCCTGGCCCATTGCGGCGTTGCCGTTGATGAATGCATGACCTACTCGGTCGGCTTCCGCGCACCGAGCGCTGCTGAAGTACTGACCCACTTCACTGATTTCCTCAGCCAGTTCCTGTCGGACGAAGAACGCTACACCGACGCCGACGCCTTGCCGACTGCCGATCCTCACCAGATCCAGCGCGACGCACTCGACCGCCTGAAAGGCCTGCTGGCCGAGCACATGAGCGACGAGCGCCTGCTGCTGACCTGGTTCGGCCAGTTCATGACCGAGCCACGCTACCCGGAACTGGTAGTAGGCCCGGAAGACGTCGAAGAAGAGGACTTCATGTCTGCCCTGGAGCAAGGTGCGATCCTGATTCGCAACCCGAGCGCACGCCTGGCGTGGTCTGAAGTCGATGACGACCTGCTGCTGTTCGCCAGCGGCCAGAGCCGTTACCTGCCGGGCAAACTGCGCGAACTGCTGAAGATGATCTGTGCCGCCGACTCGCTGCACGCCGACAACCTTGGCGACTGGCTGAGCGACGAAGACGGTCGCGGCCTGCTGTGCGAACTGGTCAAGCAAGGAAGCCTGGGGTTTGCCGATGAATAA
- the mnmA gene encoding tRNA 2-thiouridine(34) synthase MnmA, which translates to MRDPAPSDTQKKRVIVGMSGGVDSSVSALLLIEQGYEVEGLFMKNWEEDDGTEYCTAMDDLADAQAVCDKIGIKLHTANFAAEYWDNVFEHFLAEYKAGRTPNPDILCNREIKFKAFLDYAMMLGADLIATGHYVRRRDIDGRTELLKGLDPNKDQSYFLHAVGGEQIAKTLFPVGELEKPQVRAIAEKYELATAKKKDSTGICFIGERRFSDFLKQYLPAQPGEIKTTEGEIIGRHHGLMYHTIGQRQGLGIGGLKDASDEPWYVLIKDLENNELIVGQGNDHPWLFSRALLASDIYWVNPVDLSQPRKLTAKVRYRQSDQPCTLEKTATGYRATFDDPQRAVTPGQSVVFYDGEICLGGGVIEVAEPWTSKGQAL; encoded by the coding sequence ATGCGTGATCCAGCCCCTTCTGACACACAAAAGAAGCGCGTCATTGTCGGCATGTCCGGCGGCGTGGACTCTTCCGTTTCCGCTCTCCTGCTGATCGAGCAGGGCTATGAGGTGGAAGGCCTGTTCATGAAGAACTGGGAAGAAGACGATGGAACGGAATACTGCACCGCCATGGATGACCTGGCGGACGCCCAAGCTGTGTGCGACAAGATTGGCATCAAGCTGCACACCGCCAACTTCGCCGCAGAGTACTGGGACAACGTGTTCGAGCATTTCCTGGCCGAATACAAGGCCGGACGCACGCCGAACCCGGACATCCTGTGCAACCGCGAAATCAAGTTCAAGGCGTTCCTCGACTACGCCATGATGCTTGGCGCCGACCTGATCGCCACCGGTCACTACGTGCGTCGCCGCGACATCGATGGCCGCACCGAACTGCTCAAGGGTCTGGACCCAAACAAGGACCAAAGCTACTTCCTGCACGCCGTCGGCGGCGAGCAGATCGCCAAGACCCTGTTCCCGGTCGGCGAACTGGAAAAACCGCAAGTGCGCGCCATTGCCGAGAAATACGAGCTGGCGACCGCGAAGAAAAAGGATTCCACCGGGATCTGCTTTATCGGCGAACGCCGCTTCAGCGACTTCCTCAAGCAGTACCTGCCGGCGCAACCGGGCGAGATCAAGACCACCGAAGGCGAAATCATCGGCCGCCACCACGGTCTGATGTACCACACCATCGGCCAGCGCCAGGGCCTGGGCATTGGCGGCCTGAAAGATGCCAGCGATGAGCCGTGGTATGTGCTGATCAAGGACCTGGAAAACAACGAGCTGATCGTTGGCCAGGGCAATGATCACCCGTGGCTGTTCTCCCGCGCCCTGCTCGCTTCCGATATCTACTGGGTCAACCCGGTCGACCTGAGCCAGCCACGCAAGCTGACCGCCAAGGTTCGTTATCGCCAGAGCGACCAGCCGTGCACCCTGGAAAAAACCGCCACCGGTTATCGCGCGACCTTCGATGATCCGCAGCGTGCGGTCACTCCAGGCCAGTCCGTGGTGTTCTACGACGGTGAAATCTGCCTCGGCGGCGGCGTAATTGAAGTCGCCGAGCCGTGGACGAGCAAGGGCCAGGCCCTATGA
- the clpS gene encoding ATP-dependent Clp protease adapter ClpS translates to MHAISQIRLTFNQDRPALQKDHPGAHEDDSAGIAVQEAKPALQAPPMYKVVLFNDDYTPMDFVVEVLEVFFNLNRELATKVMLAVHTEGRAVCGVFTRDIAETKAMQVNQYARESQHPLLCEIEKDG, encoded by the coding sequence ATGCATGCAATCAGCCAGATTCGACTAACATTCAATCAGGATCGCCCGGCTCTCCAAAAAGATCACCCGGGGGCACACGAGGACGATTCCGCAGGCATTGCTGTTCAGGAGGCAAAGCCGGCACTACAGGCGCCGCCGATGTACAAGGTGGTTTTGTTCAATGATGACTACACACCGATGGATTTCGTCGTCGAAGTGCTCGAGGTGTTTTTTAACCTGAATCGCGAGCTGGCGACCAAGGTCATGCTGGCCGTCCATACAGAAGGACGGGCAGTATGTGGAGTGTTTACCCGCGACATCGCTGAGACCAAGGCCATGCAGGTCAACCAGTACGCCAGGGAAAGCCAGCATCCGCTACTCTGTGAAATCGAGAAGGACGGTTAA
- the hflD gene encoding high frequency lysogenization protein HflD, translated as MNPIQEQLTALGGVFLAAVLVDRIAKTGQTSEAGLTCMLGSLLIRDPKDTLEVYGGDDINLREGYRALIGALERDPSALQREPLRYALAMLGLERQLAKRNDMLDVIGKRLPQIQSQVEHFGPAHENVIAACGALYQDTLSTLRQRIQVHGDMRNLQQPSNASKIRALLLAGIRSARLWRQLGGHRWQLVISRRKLLKELYPLMRNE; from the coding sequence ATGAACCCGATTCAGGAGCAACTGACAGCACTGGGCGGCGTCTTTCTCGCCGCGGTGCTGGTGGACAGGATCGCCAAAACCGGCCAGACCAGCGAAGCCGGGCTGACCTGCATGCTCGGCAGCCTGCTGATTCGCGACCCCAAGGACACCCTGGAAGTCTACGGCGGCGACGACATCAACCTGCGTGAAGGCTATCGCGCACTGATCGGCGCCCTCGAACGCGACCCAAGCGCCCTGCAGCGCGAGCCGCTGCGCTATGCCCTGGCCATGCTCGGCCTTGAGCGTCAGTTGGCCAAGCGCAACGACATGCTCGACGTGATCGGCAAGCGCCTGCCGCAGATTCAGTCCCAGGTCGAACACTTTGGCCCGGCCCACGAAAACGTGATCGCCGCCTGCGGCGCGCTGTATCAGGACACCCTGAGCACCCTGCGCCAACGCATCCAGGTGCACGGCGACATGCGCAACCTGCAACAACCGAGCAACGCCTCGAAAATTCGTGCCCTGCTGCTGGCCGGCATTCGTTCGGCGCGCCTGTGGCGGCAATTGGGCGGTCATCGCTGGCAGCTGGTGATCAGCCGCCGCAAATTACTCAAAGAGCTTTACCCCTTGATGCGTAACGAATAA
- a CDS encoding NUDIX hydrolase: protein MDWKPHITVATIVEANGRFLMVEELKHGRVVLNQPAGHLDPNETLTEAAVRETLEETGWDVEPTGVLGIYLYTAPSNGVTYQRVCFIAKPLKHHPDYQLDDGIVGAKWLTREELIEQSDNWRSELIIRCIDDYLAGQHFGLELIRPSL, encoded by the coding sequence ATGGACTGGAAACCCCACATCACCGTCGCCACCATCGTCGAAGCCAACGGCCGCTTCCTGATGGTCGAAGAACTCAAGCACGGACGCGTGGTGCTCAATCAACCCGCCGGCCATCTGGACCCGAACGAAACCCTGACCGAAGCCGCCGTGCGCGAAACCCTCGAGGAAACCGGCTGGGACGTCGAACCGACCGGCGTACTGGGCATTTACCTCTACACCGCCCCGAGCAACGGCGTGACCTACCAGCGGGTCTGCTTCATCGCCAAACCACTGAAACACCACCCGGACTATCAACTGGATGACGGCATCGTCGGCGCCAAGTGGTTGACCCGCGAGGAATTAATCGAGCAGAGCGACAACTGGCGCAGCGAGCTGATCATCCGCTGCATCGACGACTATCTGGCAGGCCAACACTTCGGCCTCGAATTGATCCGTCCTTCTCTTTAG
- a CDS encoding GNAT family N-acetyltransferase, whose translation MNKIHVRVADWQKDNAEIRRIRETVFVAEQSVPPELEWDADDIDAVHFLAYEGDFPIGTARLLPDGHVGRVSVLRDWRGLKVGDALMQAVIGEAEERGLKQQMLSAQVQATAFYERLGFHLVSEEFLEAGIPHVDMVRHSA comes from the coding sequence ATGAATAAGATTCACGTACGTGTCGCAGACTGGCAGAAGGACAACGCCGAGATCCGGCGCATTCGTGAGACGGTGTTCGTCGCCGAGCAATCCGTTCCGCCAGAACTGGAATGGGACGCCGACGACATTGATGCAGTGCATTTCCTCGCTTACGAAGGCGACTTTCCGATTGGCACCGCCCGCCTGCTGCCCGATGGGCACGTCGGCCGGGTTTCGGTACTCAGGGACTGGCGCGGCCTGAAGGTCGGCGATGCGCTGATGCAAGCGGTGATTGGCGAAGCCGAAGAGCGCGGGTTGAAGCAACAGATGCTCAGCGCCCAGGTACAAGCCACGGCGTTTTATGAGCGCCTGGGCTTTCACTTGGTCAGTGAGGAGTTCCTGGAAGCCGGGATTCCGCATGTGGACATGGTCCGCCATTCGGCCTGA
- the cspD gene encoding cold shock domain-containing protein CspD: MSGGKVSGKVKWFNNAKGYGFIIEDGKTEDLFAHYSAIQMEGYKTLKAGQAVAFDIIQGPKGLHAVNIDNPVDASKTTASAPQQTVTV, from the coding sequence ATGTCAGGCGGCAAGGTCAGCGGCAAGGTCAAATGGTTCAACAATGCCAAGGGTTACGGTTTCATCATTGAGGACGGCAAGACAGAAGATCTGTTTGCCCACTACTCCGCCATCCAGATGGAAGGTTATAAAACCCTGAAGGCCGGACAGGCTGTCGCATTCGACATCATCCAGGGCCCCAAAGGCCTGCACGCGGTCAACATCGACAACCCGGTGGACGCTTCGAAAACGACGGCATCCGCCCCGCAACAGACCGTTACGGTATAA
- the purB gene encoding adenylosuccinate lyase — MQLSSLTAVSPVDGRYAGKTQALRPIFSEYGLIRARVLVEVRWLQRLAAHPAISEVPAFSAEANAVLNTLAENFSLEHAERVKEIERTTNHDVKAIEYLLKEQAAKLPELAKVSEFIHFACTSEDINNLSHALMLREGRDDVMLPLMRQTANAIRELAIRFADVPMLSRTHGQPASPTTLGKELANVVYRLERQIAQVAAVPLLGKINGAVGNYNAHLSAYPEIDWEANARAFIEDELGLGFNPYTTQIEPHDYIAELFDAIARFNTILIDFDRDIWGYISLGYFKQRTIAGEIGSSTMPHKVNPIDFENSEGNLGIANALFQHLASKLPISRWQRDLTDSTVLRNLGVGFAHSVIAYEASLKGISKLELNEQKIAADLDACWEVLAEPIQTVMRRYNIENPYEKLKELTRGKGISPQALQTFIDGLDMPAAAKAELKLLTPANYIGNAVEQAKRI; from the coding sequence ATGCAGCTTTCTTCGCTCACTGCGGTTTCCCCTGTTGACGGCCGCTACGCCGGCAAAACCCAGGCCCTGCGCCCAATTTTCAGCGAGTACGGCCTGATCCGTGCCCGCGTTCTGGTTGAAGTGCGCTGGCTCCAGCGCCTGGCCGCTCACCCTGCCATCAGTGAAGTGCCGGCGTTCTCCGCCGAAGCCAACGCTGTGCTCAACACCCTGGCGGAAAACTTCTCTCTGGAGCACGCCGAGCGCGTCAAAGAGATCGAGCGCACCACCAACCACGACGTCAAAGCCATCGAGTACCTGCTCAAAGAGCAAGCGGCCAAGCTGCCGGAACTGGCCAAGGTCAGCGAGTTCATCCACTTTGCCTGCACCAGCGAGGACATCAACAACCTGTCCCACGCCCTGATGCTGCGCGAAGGCCGTGATGACGTGATGCTGCCGCTGATGCGCCAGACCGCCAACGCCATCCGCGAACTGGCCATCCGTTTCGCCGACGTGCCGATGCTGTCGCGCACCCACGGTCAACCGGCCTCGCCGACCACCTTGGGCAAAGAACTGGCGAACGTGGTTTACCGTCTTGAGCGCCAGATCGCTCAAGTCGCTGCCGTTCCGCTGCTGGGCAAGATCAACGGCGCTGTCGGCAACTACAACGCCCACCTGTCGGCCTACCCTGAGATCGACTGGGAAGCCAACGCCCGCGCCTTCATCGAAGACGAGCTGGGCCTGGGCTTCAACCCGTACACCACGCAGATCGAACCGCACGACTACATTGCCGAGCTGTTCGACGCGATTGCCCGCTTCAACACCATCCTGATCGACTTCGATCGCGATATCTGGGGCTATATCTCCCTGGGTTATTTCAAGCAGCGCACCATCGCTGGTGAAATCGGTTCGTCGACCATGCCGCACAAGGTCAACCCAATCGACTTCGAAAACTCCGAAGGCAACCTGGGTATCGCCAACGCACTGTTCCAGCACCTGGCGAGCAAGCTGCCAATCTCCCGCTGGCAGCGCGACCTGACCGACTCCACCGTACTGCGCAACCTCGGTGTCGGCTTCGCCCACAGCGTGATCGCGTACGAAGCCAGTCTCAAGGGCATCAGCAAGCTTGAGCTCAACGAGCAGAAGATTGCCGCTGACCTGGACGCCTGCTGGGAAGTATTGGCCGAGCCGATCCAAACCGTGATGCGTCGCTACAACATCGAAAACCCGTACGAAAAGCTGAAAGAACTGACCCGCGGCAAGGGCATCAGCCCGCAAGCGCTGCAGACTTTCATCGACGGCCTGGACATGCCAGCCGCCGCCAAGGCCGAGCTGAAATTGCTCACCCCGGCGAACTACATCGGCAACGCTGTAGAACAAGCCAAGCGCATCTGA
- the icd gene encoding NADP-dependent isocitrate dehydrogenase yields MGYKKIQVPAVGDKITVNADHSLNVPNNPIIPFIEGDGIGVDISPVMIKVVDAAVKKAYGGERKISWMEVYAGEKATQVYDQDTWLPQETLDAVKDYVVSIKGPLTTPVGGGIRSLNVALRQQLDLYVCLRPVRWFEGVPSPVKKPGDVDMTIFRENSEDIYAGIEWKAGTPEATKVIKFLKEEMGVTKIRFDENCGIGVKPVSLQGTKRLARKALQYVVDNDRDSLTIVHKGNIMKFTEGAFKEWAYEVAAEEFGATLLDGGPWMQFKNPKTGKNVIVKDAIADAMLQQILLRPAEYDVIATLNLNGDYLSDALAAEVGGIGIAPGANLSDTVAMFEATHGTAPKYAGKDQVNPGSLILSAEMMLRHMGWTEAADLIIKGTNGAISAKTVTYDFERLMEGAKLVSSSGFGDALISHM; encoded by the coding sequence ATGGGTTACAAGAAGATTCAGGTTCCAGCCGTCGGCGACAAAATCACCGTCAATGCAGACCATTCTCTCAATGTTCCTAATAACCCGATCATCCCCTTCATCGAAGGCGACGGCATTGGCGTCGACATCAGCCCGGTCATGATCAAGGTTGTCGATGCTGCTGTTAAGAAGGCTTACGGTGGCGAGCGCAAGATTTCCTGGATGGAAGTGTACGCCGGGGAGAAAGCGACTCAGGTTTACGATCAGGACACCTGGCTGCCTCAGGAAACCCTGGACGCGGTCAAGGATTACGTGGTTTCCATCAAGGGCCCGCTGACCACCCCGGTCGGTGGCGGCATCCGTTCCCTGAACGTGGCCCTGCGTCAGCAACTCGACCTGTACGTCTGCCTGCGCCCGGTGCGCTGGTTCGAAGGCGTGCCCAGCCCGGTCAAGAAGCCAGGCGATGTTGACATGACCATCTTCCGCGAGAACTCCGAAGACATCTACGCGGGCATCGAGTGGAAGGCCGGTACGCCGGAAGCCACCAAGGTCATCAAGTTCCTGAAAGAAGAAATGGGCGTCACCAAGATCCGTTTCGACGAGAACTGCGGTATCGGCGTCAAGCCGGTGTCCCTGCAGGGCACCAAGCGTCTGGCACGCAAGGCCCTGCAATATGTGGTCGACAACGATCGCGATTCGCTGACCATCGTGCACAAAGGCAACATCATGAAGTTCACCGAAGGTGCCTTCAAGGAATGGGCCTACGAAGTGGCGGCTGAAGAGTTCGGCGCGACCCTGCTCGACGGCGGTCCGTGGATGCAGTTCAAAAACCCGAAAACCGGCAAGAACGTCATCGTCAAGGATGCCATCGCCGACGCCATGCTCCAGCAGATCCTGCTGCGCCCGGCCGAGTACGATGTGATCGCGACCCTGAACCTGAACGGCGACTACCTCTCCGACGCCCTGGCGGCGGAAGTGGGCGGTATCGGTATCGCACCGGGAGCCAACCTGTCCGACACCGTGGCCATGTTCGAAGCCACCCACGGTACTGCGCCGAAGTACGCCGGCAAGGACCAGGTCAACCCGGGTTCGCTGATCCTCTCCGCTGAAATGATGCTGCGCCACATGGGCTGGACCGAAGCGGCCGACCTGATCATCAAGGGCACCAACGGCGCAATTTCCGCCAAGACCGTGACCTATGACTTCGAACGCCTGATGGAGGGCGCCAAACTGGTGTCGTCTTCCGGCTTCGGCGATGCGCTGATCTCGCACATGTAA
- a CDS encoding NADP-dependent isocitrate dehydrogenase, translating into MPTRSKIIYTFTDEAPALATYSLLPIVEAFTASADIAVETRDISLAGRILASFPEQLGDKAVADHLAELGALAVTPEANIIKLPNISASVPQLQAAIKELQAQGYALPDYPETVTSDADKVAKARYDKIKGSAVNPVLREGNSDRRAPLSVKNYARKHPHKMGAWAKDSKSHIAHMSTGDFYGSEKAALIDAADAVKIELIAQDGTATVLKEKTSVQAGEILDCAVLSKNALRSFIAAEIEDAKAQGVLLSVHLKATMMKVSDPIMFGQIVAEFYKDALAKHADVLAQIGFNLNNGIGDLYARIKALPAEQQAQIEADIQAVYAVRPSLAMVNSDKGITNLHVPSDVIVDASMPAMIRDSGKMWGTDGQLHDTKAVIPDRCYATIYQAVIEDCKANGAFDPTTMGSVPNVGLMAKKAEEYGSHDKTFQIKADGVVRVTDSKGNLLMEQAVEAGDIFRMCQTKDAPIQDWVKLAVNRARASATPAIFWLDPMRAHDGVVIEKVQAYLKDHDTADLDIQIMAPVDAMKYTLQRTRDGKDTISVTGNVLRDYLTDLFPIMELGTSAKMLSIVPLMNGGGLFETGAGGSAPKHVQQLLEENFLRWDSLGEFLALAASLEHLGVTYNNPKALVLAKTLDQATGQFLDNNKSPSRKVGNIDNRGSHFYLALYWAQALAAQTEDAALQAQFATLAKTLTENEATIVAELNAVQGKPVDIGGYYHADAELISKAMRPSATFNAAVAALV; encoded by the coding sequence ATGCCCACCCGCTCGAAGATCATCTATACCTTCACCGACGAAGCTCCTGCCCTCGCCACCTATTCACTGTTGCCTATCGTAGAGGCGTTCACCGCCTCGGCTGATATCGCCGTTGAAACCCGCGATATCTCTCTTGCAGGGCGCATCCTGGCCAGCTTCCCCGAGCAACTGGGTGACAAAGCCGTAGCCGACCACCTCGCCGAACTGGGCGCCCTGGCCGTTACGCCTGAAGCCAATATCATCAAATTGCCGAACATCAGCGCCTCGGTTCCGCAACTGCAAGCCGCGATCAAAGAGCTGCAAGCTCAAGGCTACGCACTGCCGGACTACCCTGAGACCGTTACCAGCGACGCCGACAAAGTAGCCAAGGCGCGTTACGACAAGATCAAGGGCAGTGCCGTGAACCCGGTTCTGCGCGAAGGCAACTCCGACCGCCGCGCGCCGCTGTCGGTCAAGAACTACGCACGCAAGCACCCGCACAAAATGGGCGCCTGGGCCAAGGACTCCAAGTCCCACATCGCGCACATGAGCACCGGCGATTTCTACGGCAGCGAAAAAGCCGCCCTGATCGACGCCGCTGACGCCGTGAAAATCGAACTGATCGCTCAAGACGGCACCGCCACCGTCCTGAAAGAAAAGACCAGCGTACAAGCCGGTGAGATCCTCGATTGCGCGGTACTGAGCAAAAACGCCCTGCGCAGCTTCATCGCGGCCGAAATCGAAGACGCCAAGGCACAAGGCGTGCTGCTGTCGGTTCACTTGAAAGCCACCATGATGAAGGTCTCCGACCCGATCATGTTCGGCCAGATCGTTGCCGAGTTCTATAAAGACGCACTGGCCAAGCACGCTGACGTGCTGGCACAGATCGGTTTCAACCTGAACAACGGCATCGGCGACCTGTACGCTCGCATCAAGGCTTTGCCTGCTGAGCAGCAAGCGCAGATCGAAGCTGACATCCAGGCGGTCTACGCCGTTCGCCCTTCCCTGGCGATGGTCAACTCCGACAAAGGCATCACCAACCTGCACGTGCCGAGCGACGTGATCGTCGACGCCTCGATGCCGGCAATGATCCGTGACTCCGGCAAGATGTGGGGCACCGACGGCCAGTTGCACGACACCAAGGCCGTGATCCCGGATCGCTGCTACGCCACCATCTACCAGGCTGTGATCGAAGATTGCAAAGCCAACGGTGCGTTCGATCCGACCACCATGGGCAGCGTGCCGAACGTTGGCCTGATGGCGAAGAAAGCCGAAGAGTACGGCTCCCACGACAAGACCTTCCAGATCAAGGCTGACGGCGTTGTTCGCGTCACCGACAGCAAGGGCAACCTGCTGATGGAACAGGCTGTCGAGGCCGGTGACATCTTCCGCATGTGCCAGACCAAAGACGCGCCGATCCAGGACTGGGTCAAACTGGCCGTCAACCGTGCTCGCGCAAGCGCGACCCCGGCGATCTTCTGGCTGGACCCGATGCGCGCCCACGACGGCGTAGTGATCGAGAAAGTTCAGGCTTACCTGAAGGATCACGACACTGCCGACCTGGACATCCAGATCATGGCACCGGTCGACGCGATGAAGTACACCCTGCAGCGCACCCGCGATGGCAAGGACACCATTTCGGTGACCGGCAACGTACTGCGCGACTACCTGACCGACCTGTTCCCGATCATGGAACTGGGCACCAGCGCCAAGATGCTGTCGATCGTGCCGCTGATGAACGGTGGCGGCCTGTTCGAAACCGGCGCTGGCGGTTCGGCTCCGAAGCACGTTCAGCAACTGCTGGAAGAAAACTTCCTGCGCTGGGATTCGCTGGGTGAATTCCTGGCCCTGGCCGCGTCCCTGGAACACCTGGGCGTGACCTACAACAATCCGAAGGCGCTGGTTCTGGCCAAGACCCTGGACCAGGCCACTGGCCAGTTCCTGGACAACAACAAGTCGCCATCGCGCAAAGTCGGCAACATCGACAACCGCGGCAGCCACTTCTACCTGGCGCTGTACTGGGCCCAGGCCCTGGCTGCCCAGACCGAAGACGCCGCACTGCAAGCGCAGTTCGCGACCCTGGCCAAGACCCTGACCGAGAACGAGGCGACCATCGTTGCCGAGCTCAACGCCGTTCAGGGCAAGCCAGTGGACATCGGCGGTTACTACCACGCCGACGCCGAGCTGATCAGCAAGGCCATGCGCCCAAGCGCAACCTTCAACGCGGCAGTTGCTGCGCTGGTTTAA
- a CDS encoding secretin N-terminal domain-containing protein gives MPLRTLLSTLLVACSFSVMAATEIVPLNYRTSADLLQVAQDFIGKEGQVSAYGNQLIVNADQRKIDELKALLSQLDTAPKRLLITVDTSDNNTQGDQGYSVNGAKPSQTRIISYNTDSREGGIQQVQASEGAPALIQVGQSVPITSSQTDSYGGYSSQTEYRNVTQGFYVTANVTGDIVHLSISTNRDRMSQERPDVVNVQSTDTTVTGHLGEWILLAGVNGQTLADKQGQTRSYSTQSRNDMTLRVKVDTLD, from the coding sequence ATGCCCCTACGCACCCTGCTCAGCACCCTGCTGGTGGCCTGCAGTTTTTCGGTCATGGCGGCCACCGAAATCGTGCCCCTGAACTACCGCACCAGCGCCGACCTGCTGCAGGTGGCACAGGATTTCATCGGCAAGGAAGGACAGGTCAGCGCCTATGGCAATCAACTCATCGTCAATGCCGATCAGCGCAAGATCGACGAACTTAAAGCCCTTCTTTCACAACTCGACACCGCACCCAAGCGCCTGCTGATTACCGTCGATACCAGCGACAACAACACCCAGGGCGACCAGGGTTATTCGGTGAACGGTGCCAAGCCGAGCCAGACCCGCATCATCAGCTACAACACCGACAGCCGCGAAGGCGGCATCCAGCAAGTGCAGGCCAGCGAGGGCGCGCCGGCGCTGATCCAGGTTGGCCAGAGCGTGCCGATCACCAGCAGCCAGACCGACTCCTATGGCGGTTACAGCAGCCAGACCGAGTACCGCAACGTCACCCAGGGCTTCTACGTCACCGCAAACGTCACCGGTGACATCGTTCACCTGTCGATCAGTACCAACCGTGACCGCATGAGCCAGGAACGTCCCGATGTAGTGAACGTGCAAAGCACCGACACAACCGTCACCGGCCACCTCGGTGAGTGGATCCTGCTGGCCGGGGTCAACGGCCAGACCCTGGCCGACAAACAGGGCCAGACCCGCAGCTACTCGACCCAGAGCCGCAACGACATGACATTGCGGGTGAAAGTCGACACTTTGGACTAA